In Panthera leo isolate Ple1 chromosome F3, P.leo_Ple1_pat1.1, whole genome shotgun sequence, one genomic interval encodes:
- the CNIH3 gene encoding protein cornichon homolog 3 isoform X2 codes for MFLCAQEWLTLGLNVPLLFYHFWRYFHCPADSSELAYDPPAVMNADTLSYCQKEAWCKLAFYLLSFFYYLYWCGNRNKVVAVKTVLFSRVRDEYSQHMLRGRSLVLTLCPCTHPRLHLSLPGTWACSFPNWALGRAVRMSGRAVQTGRAGPPLPPGLGGGLRSPWVLDEAPAAFPGLRSRCPCAREPCRVTGHEAEPPRSPPRGQVISAPVKLLGAQECLRVLNLTPWTPRDARTFLLPSWPSARLVRAGRYILSGVC; via the exons ATGTTCCTGTGTGCGCAGGAGTGGCTCACCCTGGGGCTGAACGTCCCCCTGCTTTTCTATCACTTCTGGAG GTACTTTCACTGTCCGGCAGACAGTTCCGAGCTGGCCTACGACCCGCCCGCGGTCATGAACGCAGACACCCTGAGTTACTGTCAGAAGGAGGCCTGGTGCAAGCTGGCCTTCTACCTGCTGTCCTTTTTCTATTACCTCTACTG GTGTGGGAATCGCAATAAAGTTGTCGCTGTTAAGACAGTTTTGTTCTCCCGCGTAAGAGATGAGTACAGCCAGCACATGCTTCGAGGACGATCACTCGTGCTCACGCTGTGTCCCTGCACACACCCTCGTCTCCACCTTTCCCTTCCTGGGACGTGGGCTTGCTCCTTTCCAAACTGGGCGCTGGGGAGAGCAGTCCGGATGTCAGGGCGGGCTGTGCAAACTGGACGTGCCgggccacccctgcccccaggcttGGGCGGAGGGCTGCGGTCCCCCTGGGTGCTGGACGAGGCCCCCGCGGCGTTCCCTGGATTGCGTTCCCGCTGTCCCTGTGCCCGGGAGCCGTGCAGGGTGACAGGCCACGAAGCAGAGCCTCCCAGGTCTCCCCCACGTGGCCAAGTCATATCTGCTCCCGTTAAGCTCCTGGGTGCCCAGGAGTGTCTTCGTGTGCTGAACTTGACCCCTTGGACGCCACGTGATGCCCGCACGTTCCTCCTTCCCAGCTGGCCGAGTGCTAGGCTTGTGCGAGCCGGTCGATACATTTTGTCGGGAGTTTGCTAA
- the CNIH3 gene encoding protein cornichon homolog 3 isoform X3 has product MNADTLSYCQKEAWCKLAFYLLSFFYYLYWCGNRNKVVAVKTVLFSRVRDEYSQHMLRGRSLVLTLCPCTHPRLHLSLPGTWACSFPNWALGRAVRMSGRAVQTGRAGPPLPPGLGGGLRSPWVLDEAPAAFPGLRSRCPCAREPCRVTGHEAEPPRSPPRGQVISAPVKLLGAQECLRVLNLTPWTPRDARTFLLPSWPSARLVRAGRYILSGVC; this is encoded by the exons ATGAACGCAGACACCCTGAGTTACTGTCAGAAGGAGGCCTGGTGCAAGCTGGCCTTCTACCTGCTGTCCTTTTTCTATTACCTCTACTG GTGTGGGAATCGCAATAAAGTTGTCGCTGTTAAGACAGTTTTGTTCTCCCGCGTAAGAGATGAGTACAGCCAGCACATGCTTCGAGGACGATCACTCGTGCTCACGCTGTGTCCCTGCACACACCCTCGTCTCCACCTTTCCCTTCCTGGGACGTGGGCTTGCTCCTTTCCAAACTGGGCGCTGGGGAGAGCAGTCCGGATGTCAGGGCGGGCTGTGCAAACTGGACGTGCCgggccacccctgcccccaggcttGGGCGGAGGGCTGCGGTCCCCCTGGGTGCTGGACGAGGCCCCCGCGGCGTTCCCTGGATTGCGTTCCCGCTGTCCCTGTGCCCGGGAGCCGTGCAGGGTGACAGGCCACGAAGCAGAGCCTCCCAGGTCTCCCCCACGTGGCCAAGTCATATCTGCTCCCGTTAAGCTCCTGGGTGCCCAGGAGTGTCTTCGTGTGCTGAACTTGACCCCTTGGACGCCACGTGATGCCCGCACGTTCCTCCTTCCCAGCTGGCCGAGTGCTAGGCTTGTGCGAGCCGGTCGATACATTTTGTCGGGAGTTTGCTAA